The genomic stretch TGATTGCTGTGTCTACGCTGTTTAACGTGATCGGTTCTGATACTAACGCAATGTTCAGTATGCCTTGGCACTGGCACCTAGTTCTAGGTGGCTTCGCATTCGGTATGTTCTTCATGGCGACAGACCCAGTATCAGCTTCATTTACCAACAATGGTAAGTGGTGGTACGGCATCCTAATCGGCGCAATGTGTGTAATGATCCGTGTAGTTAACCCTGCATACCCAGAAGGCATGATGCTTGCGATTCTGTTCGCAAACCTATTTGCTCCTCTGTTTGACCACGTTGTAATCGAGAAGAACATTAAGCGGAGACTAGCGCGCTATGGCAAGTAATAACGATAGCATTAAAAAGACGCTGTTTGTTGTTATCGCATTGAGCCTAGTGTGCTCAATCATCGTTTCAACAGCTGCAGTTGTTCTTAAACCTAAGCAACAAGCTAACGCAGTTCTGGATCAGCAAACTAAGATCCTTGAAGTTGCGGGCATTGACCTTGCAGGTGATATTCCAGCGTTGTACGCAGAGAACATCGAACCTCGTCTAGTTGATTTCGCTACTGGCGATTTCGTTGACGGCGATGCTGCTGCATACGACCAACGTAAAGCGGCAAAAGATCCAGCTCAGTCAATCAAGCTTTCAGCTGAAGAAGACATTGCTAAGATCCTTCGTCGTGCTAACACAGGTACTGTATACCTTGTGAAAGATGGCGCTGAAACTTCTAAAGTTATCATCCCTGTTCACGGTAACGGCCTATGGTCAATGATGTACGCATTCGTTGCGGTAGAAACTGATGGCAACACAGTTTCTGGTATCACTTACTACGAGCAAGGTGAAACTCCTGGACTTGGTGGTGAGGTTGAGAACCCAACTTGGCGCGCTCAATTCGTTGGTAAGAAATTATTCGACGAAAACCACAAACCTGCTATTCAGGTTGTTAAAGGTGGCGCTCCTCAAGGTTCTGAGCACGGTGTAGATGGCCTTTCTGGTGCAACACTGACTAGCGTTGGTGTTCAACATACATTTGACTTCTGGTTAGGTGATATGGGCTTTGGTCCGTTCCTAGCAAAAGTTCGTGACGGAGGTCTGAACTAATGTCTAGTGCAAAAGAAATTAAAAAGAGCATCTTAGCGCCGGTGTTGGACAACAACCCAATCGCGCTACAGGTTCTTGGTGTGTGTTCTGCTCTTGCGGTAACCACTAAGCTAGAAACAGCATTTGTTATGACTATCGCGGTAATGTTCGTTACTGCTCTGTCTAACTTCTTCGTTTCTTTGATCCGTAACCATATTCCTAACAGTGTGCGTATCATCGTTCAGATGGCAATTATCGCATCATTAGTAATCGTGGTAGACCAAGTGCTTAAAGCATACCTATACGATATCTCTAAGCAGCTATCTGTATTCGTAGGCTTAATCATTACTAACTGTATTGTAATGGGTCGTGCTGAAGCATTCGCAATGAAGTCTGCACCAATCCCATCTCTAATCGATGGTCTTGGTAACGGTCTTGGTTACGGTTTCGTTCTTATCACTGTTGGTTTCTTCCGTGAGCTTCTAGGCTCTGGCAAACTATTTGGTATGGAAGTACTACCTCTAGTGAGCAACGGTGGTTGGTATCAGCCAAACGGCTTGATGCTTCTAGCACCTTCTGCGTTCTTCCTAATTGGTTTCTTGATTTGGGCAATTCGTGTGTTCAAACCAGAACAAGTAGAAGCGAAGGGGTAAGGTAGTCATGGAACATTATATTAGTCTGCTAGTTAAATCGATTTTCATCGAAAACATGGCGCTTTCTTTCTTCCTAGGTATGTGTACATTCCTAGCGGTATCTAAGAAAGTTAAAACTTCTTTTGGTCTTGGTGTTGCGGTAGTTGTAGTACTTACAATCGCTGTTCCTGTAAACAACCTTGTTTACACGCACATCCTAAAAGAAAACGCGCTTGTTGAAGGTGTCGATTTAAGTTTCCTTAACTTCATCGCATTCATCGGTGTTATCGCGGCACTTGTACAAATCCTAGAGATGGTTCTAGACCGTTTCTTCCCACCTTTGTACAACGCACTAGGTATCTTCCTTCCACTGATCACAGTTAACTGTGCAATCTTTGGTGGTGTATCTTTCATGGTAACTCGTGACTACAACTTTGCTGAATCTGTTGTTTACGGCTTCGGTTCTGGTGTGGGTTGGATGTTAGCTATCGTTGCTCTTGCGGGTATCCGTGAGAAGATGAAGTACTCTGACGTTCCTCCAGGTCTTCGTGGCCTTGGTATCACGTTCATTACTGTTGGTCTGATGGCGTTAGGCTTTATGTCTTTCTCTGGTGTTCAACTGTAGGGTAAGCACCCAGTAATAAGGAATAACAAATGCAAAGCATTATTCTTGGCGTAGCGATGTTTACCATTATTGTATTGGCTCTAGTACTAGTGATTCTTTTCGCTAAGTCTAAGTTAGTACCATCAGGTGACATCACTATTGCTGTAAACGGCGACCCTGAAAAGGCGATCGTTACTCAACCTGGTAGCAAGCTACTTGGTGCCTTAGCTGGCGCTGGTATCTTCGTATCTTCTGCTTGTGGTGGCGGCGGCTCTTGTGGTCAGTGTCGTGTAAAAGTTAAGTCTGGTGGTGGCGACATCCTACCAACTGAACTTGATCACATCACTAAAGGCGAAGCTCGCGAAGGCGAACGTCTTGCATGTCAAGTTGCTATGAAAACTGACATGGAGATTGAACTAGACGAAGATATCTTTGGTGTTAAAAAGTGGGAATGTACTGTTATCTCGAATAACAACGAAGCTACTTTCATCAAAGAACTTGCACTAGCAATCCCTGAAGGTGAAGAAGTTCCGTTCCGCGCGGGTGGTTACATTCAGATTGAAGCTGAACCACATCACGTGAAATACGCAGATTACGATATTCCTGAGGAATACCGTGGTGACTGGGATAAGTTCAACTTGTTCCGTTACGAGTCTATCGTTAAAGAGCATTCGATCCGTGCTTACTCTATGGCTTCATACCCAGAAGAGAAAGGCATCATCAAGCTTAACGTGCGTATCGCAACTCCGCCGCCAAACAACCCTGACGTAGCTCCTGGTGTGATGTCTTCATACATCTGGTCTCTTAAAGAAGGCGACAAATGTACTATTTCTGGTCCATTTGGTGAGTTCTTTGCTAAAGACACAGACAATGAAATGGTATTCATCGGTGGTGGTGCAGGTATGGCGCCAATGCGTTCACATATCTTCGACCAACTTAAGCGTCTTAACTCTACTCGTAAGATGTCTTACTGGTACGGTGCACGTTCTAAGCGTGAGATGTTCTACATTGAAGACTTCGATGGCCTAGCGGCTGCAAACGAGAACTTCGTGTGGCACTGTGCACTGTCTGATCCTCAACCTGAGGACAACTGGGACGGTTACACTGGTTTCATCCACAACGTATTGTACGAAAACTACCTGAAGGATCACGAAGCTCCTGAAGACTGTGAGTACTACATGTGTGGTCCACCAATGATGAACGCGGCTGTTATCGGCATGCTGAAAGATCTTGGTGTAGAAGATGAAAACATCCTACTAGATGACTTCGGTGGTTAATCCACTTAAGTGACTGATATTATGGCTGACTCCTGCGAGTCAGCCATTTGTTTTTCTAAGACTGCTTTTGACAACATACTGACTTATATAAGAAAGAGTAAGGTATTCGAAAGACCTATTTTTTACTCTTATTTTTCCTTATATAAATCCTCAACATTAGACAGGAGTAAGCAAGTGAGAATTTGGCTTGTTGCATTAACTTCTTTGATTTTTCTTGCGGGCTGTGAACAGCCAAGAGAGCAAGTGCATTTAAGTGGCCCAACTATGGGTACTAGCTACAATATTAAATACATCAACGGTGATGAATTTCCTGAGTCTAATGAAGTTCATACCGAGATCGATCGTCTACTTGAAGAAGTGAACGACCAGATGTCGACCTACCGTGAAGACTCTGAACTAAGCCGCTTTAACCAACACAAAGGCGCGGATGCTTTCGAAGTATCGGAACAAACTGCGACTGTTGTGAAAGAAGCGATTCGTTTGAACGGTCTTACTGAAGGTGCATTGGATGTGACGGTTGGTCCATTAGTTAACCTTTGGGGTTTTGGTCCTGAAGCACGTCCTGAAGTGGTGCCAACAGATGAAGAACTGGCAGCTCGTAAAGCAAAAGTAGGTATTCACCACCTAAGTGTTGAAGGCAATAAGCTGACTAAAGATCTACCGAACCTGTATGTTGACCTTTCAACCATCGCAAAAGGTTGGGGTGTGGATGTGGTTGCTGACTACCTTGATTCAATCGGCATTCATAACTATATGGTTGAAGTGGGTGGTGAAATCCGCCTGAAAGGCCTAAACCGTGAAAGTGTAGGC from Vibrio pomeroyi encodes the following:
- a CDS encoding Na(+)-translocating NADH-quinone reductase subunit C, which encodes MASNNDSIKKTLFVVIALSLVCSIIVSTAAVVLKPKQQANAVLDQQTKILEVAGIDLAGDIPALYAENIEPRLVDFATGDFVDGDAAAYDQRKAAKDPAQSIKLSAEEDIAKILRRANTGTVYLVKDGAETSKVIIPVHGNGLWSMMYAFVAVETDGNTVSGITYYEQGETPGLGGEVENPTWRAQFVGKKLFDENHKPAIQVVKGGAPQGSEHGVDGLSGATLTSVGVQHTFDFWLGDMGFGPFLAKVRDGGLN
- a CDS encoding NADH:ubiquinone reductase (Na(+)-transporting) subunit D, coding for MSSAKEIKKSILAPVLDNNPIALQVLGVCSALAVTTKLETAFVMTIAVMFVTALSNFFVSLIRNHIPNSVRIIVQMAIIASLVIVVDQVLKAYLYDISKQLSVFVGLIITNCIVMGRAEAFAMKSAPIPSLIDGLGNGLGYGFVLITVGFFRELLGSGKLFGMEVLPLVSNGGWYQPNGLMLLAPSAFFLIGFLIWAIRVFKPEQVEAKG
- the nqrE gene encoding NADH:ubiquinone reductase (Na(+)-transporting) subunit E produces the protein MEHYISLLVKSIFIENMALSFFLGMCTFLAVSKKVKTSFGLGVAVVVVLTIAVPVNNLVYTHILKENALVEGVDLSFLNFIAFIGVIAALVQILEMVLDRFFPPLYNALGIFLPLITVNCAIFGGVSFMVTRDYNFAESVVYGFGSGVGWMLAIVALAGIREKMKYSDVPPGLRGLGITFITVGLMALGFMSFSGVQL
- the nqrF gene encoding NADH:ubiquinone reductase (Na(+)-transporting) subunit F, giving the protein MQSIILGVAMFTIIVLALVLVILFAKSKLVPSGDITIAVNGDPEKAIVTQPGSKLLGALAGAGIFVSSACGGGGSCGQCRVKVKSGGGDILPTELDHITKGEAREGERLACQVAMKTDMEIELDEDIFGVKKWECTVISNNNEATFIKELALAIPEGEEVPFRAGGYIQIEAEPHHVKYADYDIPEEYRGDWDKFNLFRYESIVKEHSIRAYSMASYPEEKGIIKLNVRIATPPPNNPDVAPGVMSSYIWSLKEGDKCTISGPFGEFFAKDTDNEMVFIGGGAGMAPMRSHIFDQLKRLNSTRKMSYWYGARSKREMFYIEDFDGLAAANENFVWHCALSDPQPEDNWDGYTGFIHNVLYENYLKDHEAPEDCEYYMCGPPMMNAAVIGMLKDLGVEDENILLDDFGG
- a CDS encoding FAD:protein FMN transferase, which encodes MRIWLVALTSLIFLAGCEQPREQVHLSGPTMGTSYNIKYINGDEFPESNEVHTEIDRLLEEVNDQMSTYREDSELSRFNQHKGADAFEVSEQTATVVKEAIRLNGLTEGALDVTVGPLVNLWGFGPEARPEVVPTDEELAARKAKVGIHHLSVEGNKLTKDLPNLYVDLSTIAKGWGVDVVADYLDSIGIHNYMVEVGGEIRLKGLNRESVGWRIAIEKPSVDERNIQEIIEPGDMAIATSGDYRNYFERDGVRYSHIINPETGKPLHHKVVSVTVLNPSSMTADGLSTGLMVLGEEKGMEVANQHNIPVFMVVKTADGFKEIASEAFKPYLGK